One window from the genome of Trichoplusia ni isolate ovarian cell line Hi5 chromosome 13, tn1, whole genome shotgun sequence encodes:
- the LOC113499907 gene encoding general odorant-binding protein 56d-like: MKSFVILCIVVAGINAHSVHLPETQKEKAQAISKECIKESGVKTEVLEEAKKGHLSEDETFKKFVHCFFHKADIVNADGKLNLDVALAKLPPGIDKADAEKLLKGCMNHTGKDAVDKTYEIFKCYYHGTKVHILF, translated from the exons ATGAAATCGTTCGTAATTCTCTGTATCGTGGTGGCTGGTATTAACGCGCAT AGCGTTCATCTCCCAGAAACCCAAAAAGAAAAAGCACAGGCGATCAGCAAAGAATGCATCAAAGAATCTGGCGTGAAGACTGAAGTTCTAGAAGAAGCAAAGAAAGGCCACCTGAGCGAAGACGAAACTTTCAAGAAATTCGTCCATTGCTTCTTCCACAAGGCCGACATCGTTAACGCTGATGGAAAACTGAACTTGGATGTTGCTCTTGCGAAGCTACCGCCCGGTATCGACAAAGCTGATGCCGAGAAACTGTTGAAGGGTTGCATGAACCACACTGGCAAGGACGCAGTTGACAAGACTTACGAAATCTTCAAATGCTACTACCATGGAACAAAGGTTCATATTCTGTTCTAA